The Brachyhypopomus gauderio isolate BG-103 chromosome 17, BGAUD_0.2, whole genome shotgun sequence genome includes a window with the following:
- the map7a gene encoding uncharacterized protein map7a isoform X4 encodes MPAPCTNPAGQQREWRPTGRTGTSFTRPVEGKKTDGMARRQTGPRLAVEARVENVRATSGLPVATPARMGNHERNGNAAEPHTLKVDERLRLARKRREEHLKQLASRERGWLAREERARRCYEQHLEDRRRKLEEQRQREERRRAAVEDKRRRRLVEDRERYESVVRRTMEKSQKPKARAASCSQRRGGGARSSTNASCHSVSSRPPQKLQQRCGAPPFRGVARPGANNPSIASPRVTKPSIMSPGLNSPSVTRPEVNNSCVSGPRVTNPSIATNPNIASSGVNSPSIVSPRVTKPSIVNPKVNNSRIRGLRVTDPSFESHEANSPVITGPMVNNLSNATPGVDSTCNVGPEVIEPNMASPGLNSPSITGAVVNHPNMASPGVNSTIQIASSMDQFPGSNPKEVGRTKPQSHTATAGVICPSGTIMQDRTIPSSTGYIIEKSLIRAPLRQAPPRPEGLPPLLEEEDPEPECSPNSSQLQPDQTAAPRLHEDSGQKGPVQSEPGSTEPPLLPARPQTTSEMTGARTQVRPMAGTTDPEQASRLLAERRRQARQQREREEEERRQKEESERQRREELAPQIAVDRVKMEGGAYCLQDERKRKEEDHQKTAEEEEDARRRSTQERTLQLQKEEEEAHGKTVADQQRLERESRFQREETERQERKKRLEEIMKRTRKTDPAEKQPASTSATKDILPNENVKLVPSLHLEDVIRLPGPPKVSKMGLGSGEDLLPAGEDLLPAVAFKERRSLRSLTGLEEIQAHQRAEVI; translated from the exons ATGCCAGCTCCGTGCACCAACCCGGCAGGGCAGCAGCGAGAGTGGAGACCGACTGGCAGGACCGGTACCTCCTTCACACGTCCAGTGGAGGGCAAGAAGACGGACGGCATGGCCAGGAGACAGACAG GGCCCCGCCTTGCTGTGGAGGCCCGGGTGGAGAACGTGCGAGCAACCTCGGGTCTGCCTGTGGCCACGCCAGCACGGATGGGGAACCATGAGAGAAACGGGAACGCCGCAG AGCCTCACACTCTCAAGGTGGACGAGAGGCTGCGTCTGGCTCgcaagaggagagaggagcatCTCAAACAGCTCG CGTCCCGGGAGCGCGGCTGGCTGGCCCGTGAGGAGAGGGCCCGGAGGTGCTACGAGCAGCACCTGGAGGACCGTCGCAGGAAGCTGGAGGAGCagaggcagagggaggagaggagacgtgCGGCTGTGGAGGACAAACGTCGGCGGAGACTCGTGGAGGATCGA GAACGCTATGAGTCCGTGGTACGGAGGACCATGGAGAAGAGCCAAAAACCCAAAGCGAGGGCGGCCAGCTGCTCTcagaggagagggggcggggccaggagcAGCACCAATG CTTCATGCCATTCTGTGAGCTCCAGACCCCCTCAGAAGCTCCAGCAGAGATGTGGTGCCCCTCCCTTCAGGGGCGTCGCCCGCCCAGGGGCGAACAATCCCAGCATCGCGAGCCCTAGGGTGACCAAGCCCAGTATCATGAGTCCTGGGTTAAACAGTCCCAGCGTCACAAGGCCTGAGGTGAACAACTCCTGCGTATCGGGCCCTAGGGTGACCAACCCCAGTATTGCGACCAACCCCAACATTGCTAGTTCTGGGGTGAACAGTCCTAGCATCGTGAGCCCTAGGGTAACCAAGCCCAGCATCGTGAACCCAAAGGTGAACAACTCCAGAATCAGGGGCCTTAGGGTGACTGACCCTAGCTTTGAAAGCCATGAGGCAAACAGTCCCGTCATTACGGGCCCCATGGTAAACAACCTTAGCAACGCAACCCCTGGAGTGGACAGCACCTGCAACGTGGGCCCTGAAGTTATCGAACCCAACATGGCCAGCCCTGGGTTGAACAGTCCTAGCATCACAGGCGCTGTGGTAAACCACCCCAACATGGCCAGCCCTGGGGTGAACAGCACCATTCAAATAGCCTCCAGCATGGACCAG TTTCCGGGgtcaaaccctaaagaagtagGACGAACAAAGCCACAGTCTCATACAGCGACTGCGGGAGTCATCTGCCCCTCAGGCACAATCATGCAGGATAGAACAATTCCCTCATCAACAGGATACATAATAGAGAA GTCTCTGATTAGAGCCCCTCTGAGACAAGCTCCGCCCAGACCTGAGGGTTTGCCCCCCCTCCTCGAGGAGGAAGATCCTGAACCGGAATGTTCTCCAAACTCTTCTCAGCTTCAACCTGACCAGACGGCTGCTCCGCGTTTACATGAAGATTCTGGGCAGAAGGGCCCGGTCCAGTCAGAACCAGGTTCTACTGAGCCTCCGCTGCTTCCAGCACGCCCTCAGACTACCAGCG AGATGACTGGTGCTAGGACCCAGGTCAGGCCCATGGCAGGTACCACGGACCCAGAGCAGGCCTCCCGTCTActggcagagaggaggagacaggcccggcagcagagggagagagaggaagaggagcgcaGGCAgaaggaggagtcagagag gCAAAGGAGAGAAGAGCTAGCCCCTCAGATAGCTGTGGACAGAGtgaagatggagggaggggcctACTGTCTGCAGgacgagagaaagaggaaggaggaagaccaccAAAAGAcggctgaggaagaggaggacgctCGCAGGAGGAGCACACAGGAGCGAACACTTCAGCTACAG aaggaagaggaggaggctcATGGGAAGACCGTAGCAGACCAGCAGcggttggagagagagagccgaTTCCAAAGAGAAGAGACTGAACGCCAAGAGAGGAAGAAG CGACTAGAAGAGATTATGAAAAGAACGAGGAAAACGGATCCTGCTGAAAAA CAACCTGCTTCAACCAGTGCCACAAAAGACATCCTGCCTAACGAGAATGTGAAGCTCGTTCCCAGTCTGCACTTAGAAGACGTTATCAGGTTGCCCGGCCCGCCAAAGGTGTCGAAGATGGGTCTGGGGAGTGGGGAGGATCTACTTCCTGCTGGGGAGGATCTACTTCCTGCAGTGGCcttcaaggagcgcaggtctcTCCGGAGCCTGACGGGCCTGGAGGAGATCCAGGCACATCAGCGAGCAG AAGTCATCTGA
- the map7a gene encoding uncharacterized protein map7a isoform X3: MPAPCTNPAGQQREWRPTGRTGTSFTRPVEGKKTDGMARRQTGPRLAVEARVENVRATSGLPVATPARMGNHERNGNAAEPHTLKVDERLRLARKRREEHLKQLASRERGWLAREERARRCYEQHLEDRRRKLEEQRQREERRRAAVEDKRRRRLVEDRERYESVVRRTMEKSQKPKARAASCSQRRGGGARSSTNAKRRSLSQWEMDLVSRLQTPTISYLARSRSAICLSKREAVHVCRRSASCHSVSSRPPQKLQQRCGAPPFRGVARPGANNPSIASPRVTKPSIMSPGLNSPSVTRPEVNNSCVSGPRVTNPSIATNPNIASSGVNSPSIVSPRVTKPSIVNPKVNNSRIRGLRVTDPSFESHEANSPVITGPMVNNLSNATPGVDSTCNVGPEVIEPNMASPGLNSPSITGAVVNHPNMASPGVNSTIQIASSMDQFPGSNPKEVGRTKPQSHTATAGVICPSGTIMQDRTIPSSTGYIIEKSLIRAPLRQAPPRPEGLPPLLEEEDPEPECSPNSSQLQPDQTAAPRLHEDSGQKGPVQSEPGSTEPPLLPARPQTTSEMTGARTQVRPMAGTTDPEQASRLLAERRRQARQQREREEEERRQKEESERQRREELAPQIAVDRVKMEGGAYCLQDERKRKEEDHQKTAEEEEDARRRSTQERTLQLQKEEEEAHGKTVADQQRLERESRFQREETERQERKKRLEEIMKRTRKTDPAEKQPASTSATKDILPNENVKLVPSLHLEDVIRLPGPPKVSKMGLGSGEDLLPAGEDLLPAVAFKERRSLRSLTGLEEIQAHQRAEVI, encoded by the exons ATGCCAGCTCCGTGCACCAACCCGGCAGGGCAGCAGCGAGAGTGGAGACCGACTGGCAGGACCGGTACCTCCTTCACACGTCCAGTGGAGGGCAAGAAGACGGACGGCATGGCCAGGAGACAGACAG GGCCCCGCCTTGCTGTGGAGGCCCGGGTGGAGAACGTGCGAGCAACCTCGGGTCTGCCTGTGGCCACGCCAGCACGGATGGGGAACCATGAGAGAAACGGGAACGCCGCAG AGCCTCACACTCTCAAGGTGGACGAGAGGCTGCGTCTGGCTCgcaagaggagagaggagcatCTCAAACAGCTCG CGTCCCGGGAGCGCGGCTGGCTGGCCCGTGAGGAGAGGGCCCGGAGGTGCTACGAGCAGCACCTGGAGGACCGTCGCAGGAAGCTGGAGGAGCagaggcagagggaggagaggagacgtgCGGCTGTGGAGGACAAACGTCGGCGGAGACTCGTGGAGGATCGA GAACGCTATGAGTCCGTGGTACGGAGGACCATGGAGAAGAGCCAAAAACCCAAAGCGAGGGCGGCCAGCTGCTCTcagaggagagggggcggggccaggagcAGCACCAATG CTAAGCGCCGCTCGCTGAGCCAGTGGGAGATGGACCTGGTTAGCCGCCTCCAGACTCCCACCATCTCTTACTTAGCCAGGAGCAGGAGTGCTATATGTCTGTCAAAAAGAGAAG CTGTTCATGTGTGTCGACGTTCAGCTTCATGCCATTCTGTGAGCTCCAGACCCCCTCAGAAGCTCCAGCAGAGATGTGGTGCCCCTCCCTTCAGGGGCGTCGCCCGCCCAGGGGCGAACAATCCCAGCATCGCGAGCCCTAGGGTGACCAAGCCCAGTATCATGAGTCCTGGGTTAAACAGTCCCAGCGTCACAAGGCCTGAGGTGAACAACTCCTGCGTATCGGGCCCTAGGGTGACCAACCCCAGTATTGCGACCAACCCCAACATTGCTAGTTCTGGGGTGAACAGTCCTAGCATCGTGAGCCCTAGGGTAACCAAGCCCAGCATCGTGAACCCAAAGGTGAACAACTCCAGAATCAGGGGCCTTAGGGTGACTGACCCTAGCTTTGAAAGCCATGAGGCAAACAGTCCCGTCATTACGGGCCCCATGGTAAACAACCTTAGCAACGCAACCCCTGGAGTGGACAGCACCTGCAACGTGGGCCCTGAAGTTATCGAACCCAACATGGCCAGCCCTGGGTTGAACAGTCCTAGCATCACAGGCGCTGTGGTAAACCACCCCAACATGGCCAGCCCTGGGGTGAACAGCACCATTCAAATAGCCTCCAGCATGGACCAG TTTCCGGGgtcaaaccctaaagaagtagGACGAACAAAGCCACAGTCTCATACAGCGACTGCGGGAGTCATCTGCCCCTCAGGCACAATCATGCAGGATAGAACAATTCCCTCATCAACAGGATACATAATAGAGAA GTCTCTGATTAGAGCCCCTCTGAGACAAGCTCCGCCCAGACCTGAGGGTTTGCCCCCCCTCCTCGAGGAGGAAGATCCTGAACCGGAATGTTCTCCAAACTCTTCTCAGCTTCAACCTGACCAGACGGCTGCTCCGCGTTTACATGAAGATTCTGGGCAGAAGGGCCCGGTCCAGTCAGAACCAGGTTCTACTGAGCCTCCGCTGCTTCCAGCACGCCCTCAGACTACCAGCG AGATGACTGGTGCTAGGACCCAGGTCAGGCCCATGGCAGGTACCACGGACCCAGAGCAGGCCTCCCGTCTActggcagagaggaggagacaggcccggcagcagagggagagagaggaagaggagcgcaGGCAgaaggaggagtcagagag gCAAAGGAGAGAAGAGCTAGCCCCTCAGATAGCTGTGGACAGAGtgaagatggagggaggggcctACTGTCTGCAGgacgagagaaagaggaaggaggaagaccaccAAAAGAcggctgaggaagaggaggacgctCGCAGGAGGAGCACACAGGAGCGAACACTTCAGCTACAG aaggaagaggaggaggctcATGGGAAGACCGTAGCAGACCAGCAGcggttggagagagagagccgaTTCCAAAGAGAAGAGACTGAACGCCAAGAGAGGAAGAAG CGACTAGAAGAGATTATGAAAAGAACGAGGAAAACGGATCCTGCTGAAAAA CAACCTGCTTCAACCAGTGCCACAAAAGACATCCTGCCTAACGAGAATGTGAAGCTCGTTCCCAGTCTGCACTTAGAAGACGTTATCAGGTTGCCCGGCCCGCCAAAGGTGTCGAAGATGGGTCTGGGGAGTGGGGAGGATCTACTTCCTGCTGGGGAGGATCTACTTCCTGCAGTGGCcttcaaggagcgcaggtctcTCCGGAGCCTGACGGGCCTGGAGGAGATCCAGGCACATCAGCGAGCAG AAGTCATCTGA
- the map7a gene encoding uncharacterized protein map7a isoform X1, translating into MPAPCTNPAGQQREWRPTGRTGTSFTRPVEGKKTDGMARRQTGPRLAVEARVENVRATSGLPVATPARMGNHERNGNAAEPHTLKVDERLRLARKRREEHLKQLASRERGWLAREERARRCYEQHLEDRRRKLEEQRQREERRRAAVEDKRRRRLVEDRERYESVVRRTMEKSQKPKARAASCSQRRGGGARSSTNAKRRSLSQWEMDLVSRLQTPTISYLARSRSAICLSKREGNTLTLQESELVRENTICPEVRCSEVTVLMAVCLLFSLPVFTHDFSCFRPNSLTPAMFHIYFKPQFHWPLGSAVHVCRRSASCHSVSSRPPQKLQQRCGAPPFRGVARPGANNPSIASPRVTKPSIMSPGLNSPSVTRPEVNNSCVSGPRVTNPSIATNPNIASSGVNSPSIVSPRVTKPSIVNPKVNNSRIRGLRVTDPSFESHEANSPVITGPMVNNLSNATPGVDSTCNVGPEVIEPNMASPGLNSPSITGAVVNHPNMASPGVNSTIQIASSMDQFPGSNPKEVGRTKPQSHTATAGVICPSGTIMQDRTIPSSTGYIIEKSLIRAPLRQAPPRPEGLPPLLEEEDPEPECSPNSSQLQPDQTAAPRLHEDSGQKGPVQSEPGSTEPPLLPARPQTTSEMTGARTQVRPMAGTTDPEQASRLLAERRRQARQQREREEEERRQKEESERQRREELAPQIAVDRVKMEGGAYCLQDERKRKEEDHQKTAEEEEDARRRSTQERTLQLQKEEEEAHGKTVADQQRLERESRFQREETERQERKKRLEEIMKRTRKTDPAEKQPASTSATKDILPNENVKLVPSLHLEDVIRLPGPPKVSKMGLGSGEDLLPAGEDLLPAVAFKERRSLRSLTGLEEIQAHQRAEVI; encoded by the exons ATGCCAGCTCCGTGCACCAACCCGGCAGGGCAGCAGCGAGAGTGGAGACCGACTGGCAGGACCGGTACCTCCTTCACACGTCCAGTGGAGGGCAAGAAGACGGACGGCATGGCCAGGAGACAGACAG GGCCCCGCCTTGCTGTGGAGGCCCGGGTGGAGAACGTGCGAGCAACCTCGGGTCTGCCTGTGGCCACGCCAGCACGGATGGGGAACCATGAGAGAAACGGGAACGCCGCAG AGCCTCACACTCTCAAGGTGGACGAGAGGCTGCGTCTGGCTCgcaagaggagagaggagcatCTCAAACAGCTCG CGTCCCGGGAGCGCGGCTGGCTGGCCCGTGAGGAGAGGGCCCGGAGGTGCTACGAGCAGCACCTGGAGGACCGTCGCAGGAAGCTGGAGGAGCagaggcagagggaggagaggagacgtgCGGCTGTGGAGGACAAACGTCGGCGGAGACTCGTGGAGGATCGA GAACGCTATGAGTCCGTGGTACGGAGGACCATGGAGAAGAGCCAAAAACCCAAAGCGAGGGCGGCCAGCTGCTCTcagaggagagggggcggggccaggagcAGCACCAATG CTAAGCGCCGCTCGCTGAGCCAGTGGGAGATGGACCTGGTTAGCCGCCTCCAGACTCCCACCATCTCTTACTTAGCCAGGAGCAGGAGTGCTATATGTCTGTCAAAAAGAGAAGGTAACACCTTAACCCTTCAGGAAAGTGAGCTTGTTAGAGAAAATACTATTTGTCCAGAGGTTCGGTGCAGTGAAGTGACGGTTTTAATGGCGGTCTGCTTGCTTTTCTCTCTTCCTGTTTTCACCCATGATTTTTCATGCTTTCGTCCCAATTCACTCACGCCCGCCATGtttcatatatattttaaacCACAATTCCACTGGCCCCTTGGTTCAGCTGTTCATGTGTGTCGACGTTCAGCTTCATGCCATTCTGTGAGCTCCAGACCCCCTCAGAAGCTCCAGCAGAGATGTGGTGCCCCTCCCTTCAGGGGCGTCGCCCGCCCAGGGGCGAACAATCCCAGCATCGCGAGCCCTAGGGTGACCAAGCCCAGTATCATGAGTCCTGGGTTAAACAGTCCCAGCGTCACAAGGCCTGAGGTGAACAACTCCTGCGTATCGGGCCCTAGGGTGACCAACCCCAGTATTGCGACCAACCCCAACATTGCTAGTTCTGGGGTGAACAGTCCTAGCATCGTGAGCCCTAGGGTAACCAAGCCCAGCATCGTGAACCCAAAGGTGAACAACTCCAGAATCAGGGGCCTTAGGGTGACTGACCCTAGCTTTGAAAGCCATGAGGCAAACAGTCCCGTCATTACGGGCCCCATGGTAAACAACCTTAGCAACGCAACCCCTGGAGTGGACAGCACCTGCAACGTGGGCCCTGAAGTTATCGAACCCAACATGGCCAGCCCTGGGTTGAACAGTCCTAGCATCACAGGCGCTGTGGTAAACCACCCCAACATGGCCAGCCCTGGGGTGAACAGCACCATTCAAATAGCCTCCAGCATGGACCAG TTTCCGGGgtcaaaccctaaagaagtagGACGAACAAAGCCACAGTCTCATACAGCGACTGCGGGAGTCATCTGCCCCTCAGGCACAATCATGCAGGATAGAACAATTCCCTCATCAACAGGATACATAATAGAGAA GTCTCTGATTAGAGCCCCTCTGAGACAAGCTCCGCCCAGACCTGAGGGTTTGCCCCCCCTCCTCGAGGAGGAAGATCCTGAACCGGAATGTTCTCCAAACTCTTCTCAGCTTCAACCTGACCAGACGGCTGCTCCGCGTTTACATGAAGATTCTGGGCAGAAGGGCCCGGTCCAGTCAGAACCAGGTTCTACTGAGCCTCCGCTGCTTCCAGCACGCCCTCAGACTACCAGCG AGATGACTGGTGCTAGGACCCAGGTCAGGCCCATGGCAGGTACCACGGACCCAGAGCAGGCCTCCCGTCTActggcagagaggaggagacaggcccggcagcagagggagagagaggaagaggagcgcaGGCAgaaggaggagtcagagag gCAAAGGAGAGAAGAGCTAGCCCCTCAGATAGCTGTGGACAGAGtgaagatggagggaggggcctACTGTCTGCAGgacgagagaaagaggaaggaggaagaccaccAAAAGAcggctgaggaagaggaggacgctCGCAGGAGGAGCACACAGGAGCGAACACTTCAGCTACAG aaggaagaggaggaggctcATGGGAAGACCGTAGCAGACCAGCAGcggttggagagagagagccgaTTCCAAAGAGAAGAGACTGAACGCCAAGAGAGGAAGAAG CGACTAGAAGAGATTATGAAAAGAACGAGGAAAACGGATCCTGCTGAAAAA CAACCTGCTTCAACCAGTGCCACAAAAGACATCCTGCCTAACGAGAATGTGAAGCTCGTTCCCAGTCTGCACTTAGAAGACGTTATCAGGTTGCCCGGCCCGCCAAAGGTGTCGAAGATGGGTCTGGGGAGTGGGGAGGATCTACTTCCTGCTGGGGAGGATCTACTTCCTGCAGTGGCcttcaaggagcgcaggtctcTCCGGAGCCTGACGGGCCTGGAGGAGATCCAGGCACATCAGCGAGCAG AAGTCATCTGA
- the map7a gene encoding uncharacterized protein map7a isoform X2, with protein MQSIHRFPQNPLWPRLAVEARVENVRATSGLPVATPARMGNHERNGNAAEPHTLKVDERLRLARKRREEHLKQLASRERGWLAREERARRCYEQHLEDRRRKLEEQRQREERRRAAVEDKRRRRLVEDRERYESVVRRTMEKSQKPKARAASCSQRRGGGARSSTNAKRRSLSQWEMDLVSRLQTPTISYLARSRSAICLSKREGNTLTLQESELVRENTICPEVRCSEVTVLMAVCLLFSLPVFTHDFSCFRPNSLTPAMFHIYFKPQFHWPLGSAVHVCRRSASCHSVSSRPPQKLQQRCGAPPFRGVARPGANNPSIASPRVTKPSIMSPGLNSPSVTRPEVNNSCVSGPRVTNPSIATNPNIASSGVNSPSIVSPRVTKPSIVNPKVNNSRIRGLRVTDPSFESHEANSPVITGPMVNNLSNATPGVDSTCNVGPEVIEPNMASPGLNSPSITGAVVNHPNMASPGVNSTIQIASSMDQFPGSNPKEVGRTKPQSHTATAGVICPSGTIMQDRTIPSSTGYIIEKSLIRAPLRQAPPRPEGLPPLLEEEDPEPECSPNSSQLQPDQTAAPRLHEDSGQKGPVQSEPGSTEPPLLPARPQTTSEMTGARTQVRPMAGTTDPEQASRLLAERRRQARQQREREEEERRQKEESERQRREELAPQIAVDRVKMEGGAYCLQDERKRKEEDHQKTAEEEEDARRRSTQERTLQLQKEEEEAHGKTVADQQRLERESRFQREETERQERKKRLEEIMKRTRKTDPAEKQPASTSATKDILPNENVKLVPSLHLEDVIRLPGPPKVSKMGLGSGEDLLPAGEDLLPAVAFKERRSLRSLTGLEEIQAHQRAEVI; from the exons ATGCAAAGCATCCACAGATTTCCACAGAATCCcttgt GGCCCCGCCTTGCTGTGGAGGCCCGGGTGGAGAACGTGCGAGCAACCTCGGGTCTGCCTGTGGCCACGCCAGCACGGATGGGGAACCATGAGAGAAACGGGAACGCCGCAG AGCCTCACACTCTCAAGGTGGACGAGAGGCTGCGTCTGGCTCgcaagaggagagaggagcatCTCAAACAGCTCG CGTCCCGGGAGCGCGGCTGGCTGGCCCGTGAGGAGAGGGCCCGGAGGTGCTACGAGCAGCACCTGGAGGACCGTCGCAGGAAGCTGGAGGAGCagaggcagagggaggagaggagacgtgCGGCTGTGGAGGACAAACGTCGGCGGAGACTCGTGGAGGATCGA GAACGCTATGAGTCCGTGGTACGGAGGACCATGGAGAAGAGCCAAAAACCCAAAGCGAGGGCGGCCAGCTGCTCTcagaggagagggggcggggccaggagcAGCACCAATG CTAAGCGCCGCTCGCTGAGCCAGTGGGAGATGGACCTGGTTAGCCGCCTCCAGACTCCCACCATCTCTTACTTAGCCAGGAGCAGGAGTGCTATATGTCTGTCAAAAAGAGAAGGTAACACCTTAACCCTTCAGGAAAGTGAGCTTGTTAGAGAAAATACTATTTGTCCAGAGGTTCGGTGCAGTGAAGTGACGGTTTTAATGGCGGTCTGCTTGCTTTTCTCTCTTCCTGTTTTCACCCATGATTTTTCATGCTTTCGTCCCAATTCACTCACGCCCGCCATGtttcatatatattttaaacCACAATTCCACTGGCCCCTTGGTTCAGCTGTTCATGTGTGTCGACGTTCAGCTTCATGCCATTCTGTGAGCTCCAGACCCCCTCAGAAGCTCCAGCAGAGATGTGGTGCCCCTCCCTTCAGGGGCGTCGCCCGCCCAGGGGCGAACAATCCCAGCATCGCGAGCCCTAGGGTGACCAAGCCCAGTATCATGAGTCCTGGGTTAAACAGTCCCAGCGTCACAAGGCCTGAGGTGAACAACTCCTGCGTATCGGGCCCTAGGGTGACCAACCCCAGTATTGCGACCAACCCCAACATTGCTAGTTCTGGGGTGAACAGTCCTAGCATCGTGAGCCCTAGGGTAACCAAGCCCAGCATCGTGAACCCAAAGGTGAACAACTCCAGAATCAGGGGCCTTAGGGTGACTGACCCTAGCTTTGAAAGCCATGAGGCAAACAGTCCCGTCATTACGGGCCCCATGGTAAACAACCTTAGCAACGCAACCCCTGGAGTGGACAGCACCTGCAACGTGGGCCCTGAAGTTATCGAACCCAACATGGCCAGCCCTGGGTTGAACAGTCCTAGCATCACAGGCGCTGTGGTAAACCACCCCAACATGGCCAGCCCTGGGGTGAACAGCACCATTCAAATAGCCTCCAGCATGGACCAG TTTCCGGGgtcaaaccctaaagaagtagGACGAACAAAGCCACAGTCTCATACAGCGACTGCGGGAGTCATCTGCCCCTCAGGCACAATCATGCAGGATAGAACAATTCCCTCATCAACAGGATACATAATAGAGAA GTCTCTGATTAGAGCCCCTCTGAGACAAGCTCCGCCCAGACCTGAGGGTTTGCCCCCCCTCCTCGAGGAGGAAGATCCTGAACCGGAATGTTCTCCAAACTCTTCTCAGCTTCAACCTGACCAGACGGCTGCTCCGCGTTTACATGAAGATTCTGGGCAGAAGGGCCCGGTCCAGTCAGAACCAGGTTCTACTGAGCCTCCGCTGCTTCCAGCACGCCCTCAGACTACCAGCG AGATGACTGGTGCTAGGACCCAGGTCAGGCCCATGGCAGGTACCACGGACCCAGAGCAGGCCTCCCGTCTActggcagagaggaggagacaggcccggcagcagagggagagagaggaagaggagcgcaGGCAgaaggaggagtcagagag gCAAAGGAGAGAAGAGCTAGCCCCTCAGATAGCTGTGGACAGAGtgaagatggagggaggggcctACTGTCTGCAGgacgagagaaagaggaaggaggaagaccaccAAAAGAcggctgaggaagaggaggacgctCGCAGGAGGAGCACACAGGAGCGAACACTTCAGCTACAG aaggaagaggaggaggctcATGGGAAGACCGTAGCAGACCAGCAGcggttggagagagagagccgaTTCCAAAGAGAAGAGACTGAACGCCAAGAGAGGAAGAAG CGACTAGAAGAGATTATGAAAAGAACGAGGAAAACGGATCCTGCTGAAAAA CAACCTGCTTCAACCAGTGCCACAAAAGACATCCTGCCTAACGAGAATGTGAAGCTCGTTCCCAGTCTGCACTTAGAAGACGTTATCAGGTTGCCCGGCCCGCCAAAGGTGTCGAAGATGGGTCTGGGGAGTGGGGAGGATCTACTTCCTGCTGGGGAGGATCTACTTCCTGCAGTGGCcttcaaggagcgcaggtctcTCCGGAGCCTGACGGGCCTGGAGGAGATCCAGGCACATCAGCGAGCAG AAGTCATCTGA